A genomic region of Hirundo rustica isolate bHirRus1 chromosome 12, bHirRus1.pri.v3, whole genome shotgun sequence contains the following coding sequences:
- the CHST13 gene encoding carbohydrate sulfotransferase 13 — translation MRSTWQGKAGRSPLQALYESDQFEQSSLQAVHQQRREMLSNVCNRYTRKRRLLQPDDLRHLVVDDTHGLLYCYVPKVACTNWKRVMMVLTGQGKYQDPLGIPAHEAHVPSNLRTLSEYSVPEINYRLRSYLKFVFVREPFERLVSAYRNKFTLSYNTAFHKRYGTKIIRRHRQEPSDRALERGDDVRFEEFVYYLLDPRTQQEEPFNEHWERVHSLCHPCIIHYDVVGKYETLAEDANYILQLVGADTSVKFPASSKTTRTTDDMTAQFFQDISPFYQRRLFNLYKMDYLLFNYSIPSYLRIR, via the exons ATGAGATCCACCTGGCAAGGCAAGGCTGGTCGCAGCCCACTCCAGGCCCTATATGAGAGTGACCAG tttgAGCAGTCGTCCCTGCAGGCTGTTCACCAGCAGAGACGGGAGATGTTGAGCAACGTCTGCAACCGTTACACCCGCAAGCGGCGTCTCCTGCAGCCCGATGACTTGCGGCACTTGGTGGTGGATGACACGCACGGGCTGCTGTACTGCTACGTGCCCAAAGTGGCCTGCACTAACTGGAAGCGGGTGATGATGGTCCTGACGGGGCAAGGCAAGTACCAGGACCCGCTGGGAATCCCCGCCCACGAGGCGCACGTCCCCTCCAACCTGCGCACCCTCTCCGAGTACAGCGTTCCCGAGATCAACTACCGCCTGCGCAGCTACCTCAAGTTCGTCTTTGTGCGGGAGCCCTTTGAGCGCCTGGTCTCGGCCTATCGCAACAAGTTCACGCTCAGCTACAACACGGCCTTCCACAAGCGCTACGGCACCAAGATCATCCGGCGGCACCGGCAGGAGCCCAGCGACCGCGCCCTGGAGCGTGGGGACGACGTGCGCTTCGAGGAGTTCGTGTACTACCTGCTGGATCCACGGACGCAGCAGGAGGAGCCTTTCAACGAGCACTGGGAGCGGGTGCACTCGCTCTGCCACCCCTGCATCATCCACTACGACGTGGTGGGCAAGTATGAGACCTTGGCCGAAGATGCTAACTACATCCTGCAGCTGGTGGGGGCCGACACGAGCGTCAAGTTCCCGGCTTCGTCCAAGACCACCAGGACGACAGACGATATGACAGCCCAGTTCTTCCAGGACATTAGCCCCTTCTACCAAAGGAGACTCTTTAATTTATACAAAATGGACTACTTGCTGTTCAATTACTCCATCCCTTCATACCTCCGCATCCGAtga